Genomic DNA from Candidatus Kaiserbacteria bacterium:
ACATTCGTGTGCACACGGTACTTGATATCAGTACTTCCCTCCGCGGGTGTGACCACCGCGATAAGCGCGCCGTCTGCATCGTCAAGCTCACTTCCAATAAAGCTATATGCAGTGTCATTAACCGACAGTGTGAAATCAAGCGCTTGTGCCTGAAGTGTATTCTGCACAGAAGATTCTGAGTCGCCAAAATATGAAACCGTTGAACCTACAAACCCGAGACCGACAATACAAACGCTCGCAACCACAGAAAACGCCCCAATCGCAACGTCACCAAAAGACACAGAATGACGCTTGGTATTTCGCACAACACTCATGGGGAGATGTCTTGCCTTGGTAACTGGCTGATACGACACTATTGGTCTTCCAATTTCTATCATACGTACTCTTTGTCGTGTGTCTGGCGGTAAATCCACACGCACGTCATGCACAACGACGCTTCCCGTATCATCTCCTTTGTCTTTTTTATTTTTTCGTATTTCTCGCCAAATTTTCTCAATTTCACCAAAAATAATCATGAGTGCAGGTAGCACAATCAAGAAACCAAAGCCCATCGGTTGCCGTGCGAAGTCAAGAATGAATCCCACATAGGGAACTGCAACAACCACCTCTCCCAGTATGGCGCTTAAAGGAATTTGTTCTGTATCCGCCTCTTCATTAGCATCGCCTTTGGTTGTAAACCAGGTTGTCCCATTACGTTCTTCACTACTCACAATTCTGTGTGTTGTTGGAATTTCTGCTGATGGACTTTTAAAGGTAATAACATCGTTAGTTTCATACTTTCCCGTTGGACCTATAACAACGACTGAGCCCGTAAGGATTGCAGGTTCCATTGACCCTGACTCAACAATCTTGATTTCAATTTTGGTATCGAGTGGTGAAAGTGGCGCCAAAAAGAGTCCCGCAACACCAATGAGCAGTACCGTGAAGAAACTATAGAAAATGGTGATGAAAATTTTCATATTATCGTCGCGAAGGTCGGATCACAGGTGATGAGACGCCACTTGTTACGGGACTTACCACACTCGGTGTTTGTAGTACCGTAGGTTGCACTCCGGGTGTCGGACTTGCGGGTGTTTTGGTTTTCTTTGCGGGACGGTACTGGTTATCCACCTGGCAATAGAGGGTGCCGTCGTCGATATTCTTATTATCAATGACGATAGTTGTAGAGAACGTACTTCCCTTCTTGCATTCTCCATACCATCCTGGTCGCCAGTCACCCGCCACAAAGCCCACAGGCCCAACCTCAGTTATTGAATATGTCCCCAGAGGCAACTGTATTGTCCCATTTGCTGAATCTACCGTGTAGGGAGTGAGTGTCACTGTTTGATTGATGCCTGCACCAACAACTTGGAATGTGAACTGCTGTGGCAAATACCCTTCTGGTACGGGGCCACTGAATTTCTTTTCGAGGTTAAGCGTTACCGTAGGACCCACAGGTGGTGGAGGGACTGAACCATCGCATTGGTACTTTGGATAATCATCCGCAGTCACGCTACGAAGCGCAAGATCAACGGAAAAAGAATCCGTTTGTGCCCAATTGCCGAGGGCAGAGCCATCACACGTGACCTCGGCGGTTGCGGTATTAACCGTTTGGTCACCCGCACACCACTCAATAGCAACATACTTGGTCACGTTCGCAGGAAAATAATTACCCGTAGTCGCGTCAGCGAGAATATATTTCTTGAGCACAGCAAAACCTGATTGCTCTGTAGTGGTGCCAAAGAGTGTCTTCTCCCCCACTTCATACGTATTATCACCATCGTCAAACCAACCGAAAAACTCTATTCCTTTCGAGAGTTCCCCTCCGAGTACGCCATCCACATCGAGGAGTGACTCTGGTTCATTATTTCCATTATCGTGGTCAACCAAGTTCGTAAAATCCATACAGCCCCATGCATTTTTATCGACATGAAAACTGATGGTATTGATACCGCTATCCCCTGGCTTTATATCAGTGAAGTTAAAGAATTTATCAACACTGGGTACGAGATTTTTTAATGCCCAGGTTTGTGATGGTTGCACGACACCATTATAGATTGCATAACTGTCTATCTTTAAATTGAGACCACCCGTAGCAAAGGTTGTACCAATAAATCCCTTACTAAACATCATCACAAAAGCAAGGAATACCACTACCCCCACAATGAGGGCAATGCGTATTCCTGTTTTTGTATATGTGCGATTCATTTTTTTAGGTACTTATCGCTTCTTCTTTGGGCTATGGTGCTATGGGTTGCGTTCTATGGTTGAGTACTGAGGATGCGTCGAGGCATACGTATTCACCAATATTACTGACAGATAGGGCTGTAGAGTTTGATGTCGTCTATGAAACTGCCTTGTGAATTTGCGGTGCCAAGGTCGGTGAACTGAAGTCGAGTCACATTCGAAGTTGCAACAACATTCACCGTGATAACCTGCCATTCGATACCATCATTATTGTCTGCTACATTGCCGGTGTCGTGCACGACTGCTCCTCCCCACTTCACCTCAACACGGTTTTCTGCCGATCCTGTGTTCGGACGCGCTGCAAAGGCAAACTTGATGCGGTACGGCCTTCCTATGACCGTTGGAATGTCTTGGTACATCGTGATGGATGCTGGCTCACCGGTACCACTGTCGCTTGGTCCTCCCCAGTCGCTGTCGAGCTCAGAATACTGGTCACCTTCATACGCACTGCCGAGTACGTTTTCATGTAACTCAAGTTTTGCAAGTGCGGGACGATTCTGGTTTCCAAATGTCGGGAGAACATCTCCACGCCATTCGATAGTCCAGCCATCGACAGGAGTCTGAAACACGTCCCATTTCTTTCCATTCGTCACCTCAGGAACTTCGAAACTGTAGTTCTCAAGAATATTTTCTGGTTGCTCTACAATGGTGCAGTTTTTGGTACACTCAAAGTTTGCATTATGCCTTGCCTGCACTGCTTCAAATACAATGTCGGCAGTGAGTGAGTCGGTCTGACTTTCATTACCGAGGGCAGTACCATCGCAAGTATATCCACCGTCTTCGGGCTCGCCGATTGCCGATGTTCCACCGTTATTGTCTGCGGGAGAACTGTAATTACCTGTGGTAGTGGCGCAGGCACAATCGTTCCAAAGCACCATGCTTTACCGATGTGTTTTGTTGTATTACCCGGAATAGGTCCTGCCTGATTTGTCCAGATGTTTTTCACGCTGTCGGCAAAGGTGAGTGCGTATGAATTGCCAACACCAAGTTGGCCAAAGTTGCCCGTATTGATAACGCTCTCACCCACCTCAAGCACGTTATCGCCATCATCAGCCCACCAGATGAAGTTGACGAGGCCGGCAAGTTCACCTTCGGTTGCACCAGTCGTTAGGTCGACGAGTGCCTCTGGCTCTGTCTGAGCATTCTCATTGTTTGAGGTGAGTGTGACATTCGCGCAGAGATATGCGTCATTCGTATCAACGTGAAGTGAGATAGTATCCTCTCCGTAGTCATCAGGCTTGAGGTCAAAAAAATTGAAAAACTTCTCAATGGTGAGGTTGGTTGCATCCCATGAGGTAGTGCTTGTCGCAACGCCGTTGTAGTAACTTTCGTTGTCTACTTTGAGATCAATTGCCCCTGCGGTAAACACGTTTGCTACTGAGGTTTCGGTATCACTAAAGAACGCACTCGTTGCTCCGAACACCAGTCCGCCCGTTACCACCCCTATGAGTGCAAGACTGAGAATAATACGCTGCATAGTTTGATATATAAATAATTTATTAAAATATGCTGGTTCCCGTCAGCCCGCTAAATCCCAGCCAAGCTGAGATTTAGTACGGCTAGTGAGGACTAGTTTGGATTAGATACAACCAAGTTTGTAATAACGCACGTTGGATTAACACCTGATACAACATTCATGTTTGCAGTACCTATGTCATCAATCTCTGCACAGCTACCACTGAACGACGCATTGTATTGAATTCCAACAGGATCATTTGAGTACACTTCAGAGACGACGTATGCTCCTGGAGTCAGGTTAGGAAATGCTACCTGATCAACCAAGATATGATCCCCGCCCGGACCAACCAAATGAAGTACGAAGTCGTTAACATCTACTCCTACAACTGAAGCCTGTGTAAATTGAACAACTTTATCAAGAGTTACTGTTCCTGTCTCAACAACTACACGTGGTGTACATGTGAAGTTTGGATTGTTTCGAGCCTGTTCTACACGGAACGCAATACTTGCTTCCATAGAGTCGGTCTGCACAATATTGCCCAAATTTGAACCATCGCAGGTAATTGTATTTCCCACGATAGCCTGTGTTCCTGCGCACCATGCTAGACCAATGTAGTTGGTCTGATTTGGTGCCATTGGTGTACTGTTGTTGAGTCCTGGCATAGCAAGCGGATAACTCTTTCCTCCAAGCACATCACTCGCTGGACCTGAGTCGTTTGAGAACAGAAGTGGCTCAGCTATTTCTCCTTGCCAAATATTATCTCCTTCACCAGCATCATCATTCAGTTCATTTTCATCTGAGTTCTGCCATCCAAGGGTAGCGCCCTGATCTAACCAAGCTGCGAACTTAATATTCTGCGCGAGTTCACCATCAAACATATCTGCATCTGGCTCACTTGCTTGAGTATCTAATTCAAGAACTTCTGCATCTTCTGGCTCATTCACTGTCATGTCATCATTCTTGGTGATATTTACATCAACACAAGCCCAAGCGGGGTTTGAATCAATGTGAAGTGAAATAGTGTTTTCACCTTCATCACCAGGTTTTACATCTCGGAAATTAAAGAAAGTCTGTGCACCTAAGTCAGTTGCTTCCCAGGTACCCGTACAAGGGAGACCAACTGGATACTCTGTACCACCCTGCCAAGTGTAATCAGTTAAATCGTTAGTAGTTAGAAGGTTTAACTGGCAAATACTACCATTATAATGTGCTTCACTATCTACCGTTAGGTCAATTGCTCCGGCAGTAAAGACATTTCCTGTTGAGGTTTCTGTGTCAGAGAAGAATGCTCCTGTTCCTCCGACGATGAGGGCGCCCGCAAACACGAGCATCCCAACACTTGTAATAATTTTTTTCATACAATTATTAATTTATTTGTAATTAATACTTTTAATTTCCTGGTTCTTACCAGCCCGCTAAACCCCAGCCGAAGCTGAGATTTAGAACGGCTAGAAATGACTAGATAGCAGGCGCACCTAGGTATAGACGAGCATTATCGAATGGCAAATCTGTAAACGGATTGTTTATAAACCATCCATATCGATTACCTCCAACTTCTGCTGGGATAGTGTCAGATGGATCACTTCGAGTCCATGAACCAACCACTACGCCAAGACTATTGAGTACTTTCATATCTACAACCAGTACACCAGCTACGTCATGGAAGTAAGCTTGAAGTGTGTACCAACCGGTGGTGTTGATAGCCACAGTTCCAACTCCATGTGGGTCACCAGGTGCGTTATTACTTGCATTTGCTGCCCATACACCTACTGCATTAGTACCAAGATGGAAAATAAAGTCACGTTGATGATTTCCATCTGATCCATTACTTGCAGATGAGAAATCGAAACGCTTATCTATACCATCAGCATCTGCCATATCAAGATAGACATCTACTTCAGTTGTATAGCCACCAGCTGGAAATACTGATGAATATCCTCCCCATCGAGTAAAGATATCTCCATTAGCAAGACCATGTTTATTTCCATCAGAAGATGTAACACCACCTGTACCTGAATTTACGATACTGAATGTACCATCATTACTAAACCAGTACGGGTCACCTTGCTGTTCAAAACTTTCTGAAAAGACCAAATCTAATGCTGGAGGAATATCTCCGCACGTAAAGTTAGGATTATTTCGTGCTTGTTCAACGCGGAACGCAATATTTGCAACCATAGAGTCAGTTTGCGCAATGTTGCCCATCGCACCACCGTTACAAGCAATTGTTCCGGCAACTGGCGTGGTGAGATCACCAGCACACCAAGCAAGCCCGACATAACTAGTACTTCCACCTACCAGTGCTCCGAGAATCGGAGAAGCAATTGTGTAGCTCTCACCATCGAGCACATCGCTCGCTGGACCACTACCATTTGAGAACAATGGTTGCTCATTTGCTTGCCAGATGTTATCTCCTTCACCTGGATCAGTACCTTGGAATCCTGGTGTTGCTCCGTAGTCTGCCCAAGCAAAAAATTCGATATTTTGAGCGAGCTCTCCATCAAAGAGACTGCCGGTATTAACCGCGTCCCCTGCACCAAGTTCTGGTTCTACTGTACTCACATCATCATTAGCAACAAGTGACACATCGACACAAGCATACGCATCATTGTTGTCTACATGAAGAGAGATAGTATTTTCTCCTTCGTCGCCTGGCTTGATGTCGGTAAAGTTAAAGAAAGTTTGCGCTCCCAAATTGGCTGGAAGCCAAGTTCCGGTACATGGTGAATTAAGGACTGGGTACTGTGGATTATCTTCAGTCTCTCCATCATCTAGCACCCATACTCCGTTTGTACAAACAGCATTGTTGTAGTGTTGTTCACTATCAACCTTTAAATCGATTGCTCCAGCGGTAAACAAGTTACCTGTTGAGGTTTCTGTATCACTAAAGAATGCGCCTGTGCCGCCAGCGACAAGTGCGCCGACGAAGACAATCATTCCCAAACTCATAATAATTTTTTTCATGTGTATATAAATGCTATGTATAATGAATACCAATAAACACGTTGGGGCTTCCTAAGCGCGTTCCCTACCACACGAGTATTCCCATAAAACGTCTGATAATAATATCGTATGCTGTCAAATCGAGGTATTTGAGGAAAAAAAGAAAAAATAGTACTCATTTTTGAGCAAATATGTGCATAAGTCGTAACAGCTTTGTTGAAGATACTGATTATTGTAAAATTTTGTATAGTTGATAACGTGTGCTTAACGTGTGCTTAACAGATGTATATTCTGTTCATAGTGCTGTAGACAACACTTTTTGTAGGTAATAGAACACACAAAAAAAGAAGTTCAATACGTGCGTATGACACTTCTTAATTATTGCTTGAGTGAGGCGTATACAACGAGGTTGTGACTGTACTTCTCTTCTCCTTTGTCGTATGTTCCGGTACAGGTGACCAAGCGAAGTGTTGGTGTGTCTGTACTGCCATAGACTAGTTCTGTGGGGAAATCATCCTGACTGTATCGTGCGAGAGAATCGACGGTAAATACAGCAACACTTCCGTCTTCACGTGTAATTTCTATCTCATCACCTGCTTCCAATTTTCTGAGTGGCCAAAATACTGCAGGTCCTTTGTATGAGTCCACGTGCCCCAGCACCACTGCTGCCCCTACTTCACCCGGGGTCGGGCCGTTTTTGTACCACCCCACCTGTGTGTACGAATCGGGTACTTCAATAGTCTTATCTTCCTTCAGTCCAAGGGGCTTTTCAAATGTGGCCTCTACTTCAATTTTTGGAATAGAAATACGTGTCGGAGCCGAGCGAGAAAATGCGACTGATGTTGTTGCACTCGGTACTTCAGACGTTGGTGCTTGTTGTGGCGACTCTTTCAAAAGAAAAAGAATTCCAAGACTACTCAGTGCTCCCACCACCATCCCCGCAACAGCAAACGCCACTACCTTTTGGTACTGGCGGTTTGCTATACATGCACGTATGTTTTTGAATACATTAGCCATTCTTCACTTTTCGAACTGATGTTGAAAGAGGAAGGATTGCCGTGAGTATTGGGAATTGTACTGCGTGAGGAGCGGTTCCTCCAGCACCCGTGTTTGGTGCTCCAATAGGCATTATGCTCGTTGATTCACCGAGTACTTCACCCTCTGGTTCATCATCATTATTATTGGAAGAGTGTCGTCTACTTCCGCGGCGAGGACCTGAACCATCGCTTCCACTACTTGAACTATCATCTTCTTGTACAT
This window encodes:
- a CDS encoding signal peptidase I, with amino-acid sequence MKIFITIFYSFFTVLLIGVAGLFLAPLSPLDTKIEIKIVESGSMEPAILTGSVVVIGPTGKYETNDVITFKSPSAEIPTTHRIVSSEERNGTTWFTTKGDANEEADTEQIPLSAILGEVVVAVPYVGFILDFARQPMGFGFLIVLPALMIIFGEIEKIWREIRKNKKDKGDDTGSVVVHDVRVDLPPDTRQRVRMIEIGRPIVSYQPVTKARHLPMSVVRNTKRHSVSFGDVAIGAFSVVASVCIVGLGFVGSTVSYFGDSESSVQNTLQAQALDFTLSVNDTAYSFIGSELDDADGALIAVVTPAEGSTDIKYRVHTNVVGDNTLFCQSILVDAGAPLMYQGSLVNLSASDVVFDEPWTLSLSLPVNYGPFGEGEVCVIDIEYTAWDATGPTGVGYDDSEKISLTFTAPTPIALPRALPSVEPLMMLPIPPVTTDEVVQEVPLEEEVAEDVEDPIAQIVPEVPEEIIEDTGLEEIPTVDE
- a CDS encoding class F sortase — translated: MANVFKNIRACIANRQYQKVVAFAVAGMVVGALSSLGILFLLKESPQQAPTSEVPSATTSVAFSRSAPTRISIPKIEVEATFEKPLGLKEDKTIEVPDSYTQVGWYKNGPTPGEVGAAVVLGHVDSYKGPAVFWPLRKLEAGDEIEITREDGSVAVFTVDSLARYSQDDFPTELVYGSTDTPTLRLVTCTGTYDKGEEKYSHNLVVYASLKQ